A stretch of the Bordetella genomosp. 8 genome encodes the following:
- the ftsL gene encoding cell division protein FtsL gives MGRISLLLAAVLMFCAISLVTSRYQARQLFIDFDRSQAQARDLDNDWRRLQLDRAELARNARVDRAARDDLKMIPIVPDRTIYLNQAPVPGGAQ, from the coding sequence ATGGGCCGTATCAGCCTGCTCCTGGCCGCCGTGCTCATGTTCTGCGCCATCTCTCTTGTGACCAGCCGCTATCAGGCCCGCCAGCTGTTCATCGACTTCGACCGGTCGCAGGCCCAGGCTCGCGACCTGGACAACGATTGGCGGCGCCTGCAACTGGACCGCGCCGAGCTGGCGCGCAATGCGCGCGTCGACCGCGCCGCCCGTGACGACCTGAAAATGATCCCCATCGTGCCTGACCGGACGATCTATCTCAATCAGGCCCCGGTCCCGGGAGGCGCGCAATGA
- the rsmH gene encoding 16S rRNA (cytosine(1402)-N(4))-methyltransferase RsmH, with protein MELEHRPVLLAPTVDALLLPDFGIRKAAGRGQDDVDGARRRLGGVYVDGTFGRGGHSGALLARLSPDARLVVFDKDPSAIAVARQLAAADARVAVVHGGFATMREALSDLGVERVDGVMLDLGVSSPQIDDAERGFSFMREGPLDMRMDTTRGPTAAEWLAEASVDEMREVIAEYGEERFAFQIAKTIAARRATGPLRTTLELAELVAGAVRTREKGQHPATRTFQALRIYLNRELEELSRALASALDLLAPMGRLAVISFHSLEDRMVKQFIAAAARPGAAHSRLPLRESEMPQPLLRSLGRVLAEPDEVTANARSRSAILRVAERTDVPLPTGGGAAFVGAEPLSAARARRAGKGKR; from the coding sequence ATGGAACTCGAGCATCGGCCCGTGCTGCTGGCGCCGACGGTGGACGCGTTGTTGTTGCCGGACTTCGGCATCCGCAAAGCCGCCGGCCGCGGCCAGGACGATGTCGACGGGGCGCGGCGCCGATTGGGCGGCGTCTATGTCGATGGCACGTTCGGGCGTGGCGGGCATTCCGGCGCACTGCTGGCGCGCCTGTCGCCCGATGCAAGGCTGGTGGTGTTCGACAAGGATCCCAGCGCGATCGCGGTGGCGCGGCAGTTGGCCGCCGCCGATGCCCGCGTGGCGGTAGTGCATGGCGGCTTCGCCACCATGCGCGAAGCGCTGAGCGATCTGGGTGTGGAACGGGTGGATGGCGTCATGCTGGATCTGGGGGTGTCGTCGCCCCAGATCGATGACGCCGAGCGGGGGTTTTCTTTCATGCGCGAAGGCCCGCTGGATATGCGCATGGATACGACACGCGGCCCCACGGCCGCTGAATGGCTGGCCGAGGCCAGTGTGGATGAGATGCGGGAGGTCATTGCGGAATATGGCGAAGAACGGTTTGCTTTTCAGATTGCAAAAACGATTGCAGCTCGCCGCGCAACAGGGCCGCTGCGCACCACGCTCGAGCTTGCCGAGCTCGTCGCAGGCGCCGTCCGCACGCGCGAAAAGGGGCAGCATCCGGCCACGCGCACCTTTCAGGCTTTACGGATTTACCTCAATAGGGAACTCGAAGAGCTCTCACGCGCCCTCGCGTCAGCTTTAGATCTGCTCGCGCCGATGGGGAGGTTGGCGGTGATCAGTTTCCACTCGCTTGAAGACCGTATGGTCAAGCAGTTCATCGCGGCCGCCGCCAGGCCGGGAGCGGCGCATTCCCGCCTGCCCTTGCGCGAGAGCGAAATGCCGCAGCCCCTGTTGCGCAGCCTGGGCCGGGTGCTGGCCGAGCCCGATGAAGTGACGGCCAATGCGCGTTCCCGCTCGGCCATCCTGCGCGTGGCCGAACGTACCGATGTGCCGCTGCCCACGGGCGGCGGCGCTGCTTTCGTCGGCGCCGAACCGCTGTCCGCGGCGCGCGCGCGCCGCGCCGGCAAGGGGAAGCGCTGA
- the mraZ gene encoding division/cell wall cluster transcriptional repressor MraZ has product MFQGSSALTLDAKGRISIPTRHRDALVAQAEGRLTLTRHPDGCLLLYPRQEWEKKREVIAALPMSARALQRLLLGNAQDVELDGSGRILIAPELRNAAGMTREAMLLGMGAHFELWDAASLARREAEDLAQGMPEVLNQFSF; this is encoded by the coding sequence GTGTTCCAGGGAAGCAGCGCACTCACGCTGGATGCGAAGGGGAGGATCTCGATCCCGACCCGGCATCGTGACGCCCTGGTCGCTCAGGCGGAGGGCCGGCTCACGCTGACCCGCCACCCGGACGGTTGCCTGTTGCTCTACCCTCGCCAGGAATGGGAAAAGAAGCGTGAAGTCATCGCCGCGCTTCCCATGTCCGCCCGGGCATTGCAACGGCTGCTGCTGGGCAATGCCCAGGATGTCGAGCTGGACGGATCCGGCCGCATCCTGATCGCCCCCGAACTGCGCAATGCCGCAGGTATGACGCGCGAAGCGATGTTGCTCGGTATGGGCGCGCACTTCGAGTTGTGGGATGCCGCTTCCCTGGCCCGCCGCGAGGCGGAAGATCTGGCTCAGGGGATGCCGGAAGTGCTGAATCAGTTTTCGTTCTGA
- the acpA gene encoding acid phosphatase, with translation MKPTFRTMCVSSLRPLAAIAVLGSLAACGGDGGDSASDVAARAQDRAVDNIQNVVVIYAENRSFDNLYSDFPGVDSPLATATYAPQVDRDGKTVLGALPPVWAGLTNAKAQFDSTVPVVTTSQTQGMPNKPFSINDTYPGVDLRAVNADLWHNFYQNQMQIDGGKNDQFVAWADSAGGLVMGHFTGNANTLPLWKVARKYAMADHFFMGAFGGSFLNHQYLIAATPPVVPINDNNKSKVATLSDGPQGSHLAVNPAAQGADSALSGPATSIFVTSSATLTPDGFGINTMQPPYQPSGNKPAANAQGVTAGVLADPANATTVPPQTQQNIGDLLSQKGVEWAWYSGGWAFQSARSTNPAGWVGSDYTGTALQSNGQPFVNFQFHHQPFNYFKRFDPTTPDGVAQRSEHLKDAGVNGENFIADIRAGKLPPVSFYKPVGNLNEHNGYADVLRGDQAIADIIAELEKSPQWGHMLVIVTYDENGGLWDHIAPPKGDRFGPGSRVPTIVAGPTVRQGYVDHTMLDTTSILRFITRRWSLPELPGITTRRNALKQNSGVDQGDMSEILDPSLT, from the coding sequence ATGAAGCCGACTTTCCGCACCATGTGCGTTTCATCGCTACGGCCGCTGGCCGCAATAGCAGTCCTGGGTTCGCTGGCCGCCTGTGGCGGCGATGGTGGAGACTCCGCGTCGGATGTGGCCGCGCGCGCGCAGGATCGCGCCGTGGACAACATCCAGAACGTCGTGGTGATCTACGCGGAGAACCGCAGCTTCGACAACCTGTACAGCGACTTCCCGGGCGTGGACAGCCCGCTGGCCACGGCCACCTATGCGCCCCAGGTCGATCGCGACGGCAAGACCGTGCTGGGCGCGCTGCCGCCGGTATGGGCCGGACTGACCAATGCCAAGGCACAGTTCGATTCCACCGTGCCGGTCGTCACTACCTCGCAGACGCAAGGGATGCCGAACAAGCCCTTCTCGATCAACGACACCTATCCCGGCGTCGACCTGCGGGCGGTCAACGCGGACCTGTGGCACAACTTCTATCAAAACCAGATGCAGATCGATGGCGGCAAGAACGATCAGTTCGTCGCCTGGGCCGATAGCGCCGGCGGGCTGGTCATGGGCCACTTCACCGGCAACGCCAACACGCTGCCCTTGTGGAAGGTGGCGCGGAAGTATGCGATGGCCGACCATTTCTTCATGGGCGCCTTCGGCGGTTCGTTCCTGAACCACCAATACTTGATCGCCGCCACGCCGCCCGTCGTGCCGATCAACGACAACAACAAGAGCAAGGTCGCCACGCTGTCGGACGGCCCGCAGGGGTCGCACCTGGCGGTGAACCCCGCCGCCCAGGGCGCGGATTCGGCATTGAGCGGCCCGGCCACGTCGATTTTCGTGACCAGCAGCGCCACGCTGACGCCGGACGGCTTCGGCATCAACACGATGCAGCCGCCGTACCAGCCCAGCGGCAACAAGCCCGCGGCCAACGCGCAAGGCGTCACCGCCGGCGTGCTGGCCGACCCCGCCAACGCGACGACGGTGCCGCCGCAGACACAGCAGAACATCGGTGACCTACTCAGCCAGAAGGGCGTGGAGTGGGCCTGGTACAGCGGCGGCTGGGCCTTCCAGTCCGCGCGTTCCACCAATCCCGCGGGTTGGGTGGGCTCGGACTACACGGGCACCGCGCTGCAGTCCAACGGCCAGCCTTTCGTGAACTTCCAGTTCCATCACCAGCCCTTCAATTACTTCAAGCGCTTCGATCCGACCACGCCGGATGGCGTCGCCCAGCGCTCCGAGCATCTGAAGGACGCGGGCGTGAACGGCGAGAACTTCATCGCCGATATCCGCGCCGGCAAGCTGCCGCCCGTGTCGTTCTACAAGCCGGTCGGCAACCTGAACGAGCACAACGGCTACGCCGACGTGCTGCGTGGCGACCAGGCGATCGCCGATATCATCGCCGAACTGGAAAAGAGCCCGCAGTGGGGCCATATGCTGGTCATCGTGACGTACGACGAGAACGGCGGGCTCTGGGACCACATCGCGCCGCCCAAGGGCGACCGCTTCGGGCCGGGTTCGCGCGTGCCCACCATTGTCGCGGGTCCCACTGTGCGCCAGGGCTATGTCGATCACACGATGCTGGATACGACGTCCATCCTGCGCTTCATCACGCGCCGCTGGTCCTTGCCGGAGCTGCCTGGTATCACGACGCGCCGCAACGCGCTCAAGCAGAACTCGGGCGTGGACCAGGGCGATATGAGCGAAATTCTCGACCCCAGCCTGACCTGA
- a CDS encoding cytochrome-c peroxidase, whose amino-acid sequence MPFVRIAAKYRARFRFLFVPALLATGAIWGYAAAQSGTSQTRYPPPPATFDRAYAKQRAADLSALGQTLFMDPRLSASGRQSCASCHSPQNHFGPPDGMSVQPGGSAMTQTGVRAVPSLMYLQQVPPFNEHFVDSEEEGDNSTDAGPTGGLTWDGRVNRADAQARIPLLDPREMGNKDPAAVVARVQSAPYADTVRRLYGSQIFDDTDKAFAAIAQALAYYQDTPSLFFPYSSKYDAVAMGRASFTEQEARGLRLFAAEDKGNCASCHRFSVPGTLPIFNDYGHIALGVPRNPAIADNGDPAYFDLGLCGPYRKDLADHADYCGLFRSPTLRNVATRKVFFHNGVFHTLRDVVEFYATRDVQPERWYPRRADGTVDKFNDLPARYHENINMDPPFGGKPGDKPALTPQEIDDVVAFLGTLTDGYFDPRPTSAAGTGAPAH is encoded by the coding sequence ATGCCCTTCGTACGTATCGCCGCCAAGTACCGCGCACGCTTCCGCTTCCTTTTCGTGCCGGCGCTGCTGGCGACCGGCGCCATATGGGGTTATGCCGCGGCGCAGTCCGGGACCAGCCAGACCCGCTATCCCCCTCCCCCGGCCACCTTCGATCGTGCCTATGCGAAACAGCGGGCCGCCGACCTGTCCGCACTCGGGCAGACCCTGTTCATGGATCCGCGCCTGTCCGCGTCCGGCCGCCAGTCCTGCGCCAGTTGCCATAGCCCGCAGAATCACTTCGGTCCGCCCGACGGCATGTCGGTGCAGCCAGGCGGATCGGCCATGACCCAGACCGGCGTGCGCGCCGTACCGTCCTTGATGTACCTGCAGCAGGTACCGCCCTTCAACGAGCACTTCGTCGACAGCGAGGAAGAAGGCGACAACAGCACGGATGCCGGCCCCACTGGCGGCCTGACCTGGGATGGCCGCGTGAACCGGGCCGACGCGCAGGCGCGCATACCCTTGCTGGATCCGCGCGAAATGGGCAACAAGGACCCCGCCGCCGTCGTCGCCCGCGTGCAATCGGCGCCCTATGCGGACACGGTGCGCCGCCTGTATGGCAGCCAGATCTTCGACGATACCGACAAGGCGTTCGCGGCGATCGCCCAGGCGCTCGCCTACTACCAGGACACCCCGTCGCTGTTCTTTCCCTATAGCAGCAAGTACGACGCGGTGGCCATGGGGCGCGCGAGCTTCACCGAACAGGAGGCGCGCGGCCTGCGGCTGTTTGCCGCCGAGGACAAGGGCAACTGCGCGAGCTGCCACCGCTTCAGCGTGCCGGGCACCCTGCCGATATTCAACGACTACGGCCACATCGCCTTGGGCGTACCGCGCAATCCCGCCATTGCCGATAACGGCGACCCCGCCTATTTCGACCTGGGCCTGTGCGGCCCCTATCGCAAGGACCTGGCCGACCACGCCGACTATTGCGGCCTGTTCCGCTCGCCCACGCTGCGCAACGTCGCCACACGCAAGGTGTTCTTCCACAACGGCGTGTTCCATACCCTGCGGGACGTCGTCGAGTTCTACGCCACCCGGGACGTCCAACCCGAACGCTGGTACCCGCGCCGCGCCGATGGCACGGTGGACAAGTTCAACGATCTGCCGGCGCGGTATCACGAGAACATCAATATGGATCCGCCATTCGGCGGCAAGCCGGGCGACAAGCCTGCCTTGACGCCGCAGGAGATCGACGACGTGGTCGCCTTCCTGGGGACGCTGACGGACGGTTACTTCGATCCGCGCCCCACGTCCGCGGCCGGCACAGGCGCGCCCGCACACTGA
- a CDS encoding ATP-binding cassette domain-containing protein yields the protein MAPATLITFTGVQLAFGHHPLLDGADFSILAGERIGLIGRNGAGKSSMLRLLDGRTDPDDGDITRAAGLKVATVEQEPVLEEDVTIFETVCGPLDDNEDWQRPARVRALLERLRLPGDSRIAGLSGGTRKRVALARALADEPDLLLLDEPTNHLDFDGIAWLEQVLADWKGSAVIITHDRRFLDNVATRIVELDRGRLLSFPGNFSQWQDRKAQWLESERLEQARFDKLLAQEEVWIRKGVEARRTRNEGRVRRLERLRVERAERRERQGNVSLAIAEGQRSGKLVAELQHVRKAYGDRVVVDDYSTTILRGDRIGIIGANGAGKTTLLRIILGQLAPDSGTVRMGSNVAVAYFDQMRAQLNETDTLADVISPGSEWVEIGGTRKHVMSYLGDFLFSPARAGSPVSSLSGGERARLLLARLFARPANVLVLDEPTNDLDIETLELLESLLQEYTGTVLLVSHDREFLNNVVTQTIANDGAGLWKDYVGGYDDWLAQRPAPVADATGGTASVADQADKREADDRAGGQGKPKAARVSRLSTWEIKELDILPDAIATIEAEQAALSARLADGSLYRDAPDEVERINQKLAELDRALEEKFNRWEQLEARRATTS from the coding sequence ATGGCCCCTGCCACCCTGATTACCTTCACCGGCGTCCAGCTCGCCTTCGGCCACCACCCGCTGCTGGACGGTGCCGACTTCTCTATCCTGGCCGGGGAGCGCATCGGCCTGATCGGCCGCAATGGCGCCGGCAAGTCATCCATGCTCAGGCTGCTGGACGGGCGCACCGATCCGGACGATGGCGACATCACGCGCGCGGCCGGATTGAAGGTCGCCACGGTCGAGCAGGAGCCTGTGCTGGAAGAGGACGTCACCATATTCGAAACGGTGTGCGGTCCTCTCGACGATAACGAGGATTGGCAACGGCCCGCCCGCGTTCGTGCCTTGCTGGAGCGGCTGCGCCTGCCTGGCGACAGCCGCATCGCCGGCCTGTCCGGCGGCACACGCAAGCGCGTCGCGCTGGCTCGCGCGCTGGCGGACGAGCCCGATCTGCTGCTGCTCGACGAACCGACCAACCACCTGGACTTCGACGGCATCGCCTGGCTCGAACAGGTACTGGCGGACTGGAAAGGCAGCGCGGTCATCATCACGCACGACCGCCGCTTCCTGGACAACGTCGCGACCCGCATCGTCGAACTCGACCGCGGCCGGCTGCTCAGCTTTCCCGGAAATTTCTCGCAATGGCAGGACCGCAAGGCGCAATGGCTGGAGTCGGAACGCCTGGAACAGGCGCGCTTCGACAAACTGCTGGCGCAGGAAGAAGTCTGGATACGCAAGGGCGTGGAGGCGCGCCGCACCCGCAACGAAGGGCGCGTGCGCCGGCTCGAACGCCTGCGCGTGGAACGCGCCGAACGCCGCGAAAGACAGGGCAACGTCAGCCTGGCGATTGCCGAGGGTCAGCGCTCGGGCAAGCTGGTCGCGGAATTGCAGCACGTCCGCAAGGCCTATGGCGATCGCGTCGTGGTCGACGATTACTCCACCACCATCCTGCGCGGCGACCGCATCGGCATCATCGGCGCCAATGGCGCGGGCAAGACCACCCTGCTGCGCATCATCCTGGGCCAGCTGGCGCCGGACTCGGGCACGGTGCGCATGGGGTCCAACGTGGCCGTCGCCTATTTCGACCAGATGCGCGCGCAGCTGAATGAAACCGACACCCTGGCCGATGTGATCAGTCCGGGCAGCGAATGGGTGGAGATAGGCGGCACCCGCAAGCACGTGATGAGCTACCTGGGCGACTTCCTGTTTTCGCCCGCGCGCGCCGGTTCGCCCGTCAGCAGCCTGTCCGGCGGCGAACGCGCGCGCCTGCTGCTGGCCCGGCTGTTCGCCCGGCCGGCCAATGTGCTGGTGCTGGACGAACCCACCAATGACCTGGATATCGAAACGCTGGAGCTGCTGGAATCGCTGCTGCAGGAATATACGGGCACCGTGCTGCTGGTCAGCCACGACCGGGAGTTTCTCAACAACGTCGTGACGCAGACCATCGCCAACGACGGCGCCGGCCTGTGGAAAGACTACGTGGGCGGTTATGACGACTGGCTCGCCCAGCGCCCCGCGCCCGTCGCCGATGCGACGGGAGGCACGGCATCCGTGGCGGACCAGGCGGACAAGCGGGAAGCGGACGACAGGGCCGGCGGCCAGGGCAAACCCAAGGCCGCGCGGGTGAGCCGCCTGAGCACCTGGGAAATCAAGGAACTGGACATCCTGCCCGACGCCATCGCGACGATCGAAGCCGAGCAGGCGGCGCTGTCCGCCCGGCTGGCCGACGGCTCGCTGTATCGCGACGCGCCCGACGAGGTCGAACGCATCAACCAGAAACTGGCGGAGCTGGACCGCGCCCTGGAAGAGAAATTCAACCGCTGGGAGCAGTTGGAAGCGCGCCGCGCAACCACGTCGTGA
- the pyrC gene encoding dihydroorotase produces the protein MSTQSFDTMVITRPDDWHLHLRDGDALAAVVGDTARQFARAIIMPNLKPPVTTTEQALAYRERIERALAAAGVSAGSFTPLMTLYLTDNTSADEIRRASESGSVYAVKLYPAGATTNSDAGVTDLLGKCRPALDALEKCGMPLLVHGEVTDPQVDVFDREALFIERVMLPLRAAYPALKVVFEHITTKDGAEYVRDAEGPVAATITPQHLLYNRNSLFQGGMRPHMYCLPILKREVHRQALVAAATSGSKRFFLGTDSAPHARGLKEHACGCAGCYTALHAMALYAKAFEQADALDKLEAFASHYGPDFYGLPRNTTTLTLKRQEYVIPDEVPYGADTLVPLAAGESLAWRVQA, from the coding sequence ATGTCCACACAGTCCTTCGATACCATGGTCATCACGCGTCCGGATGACTGGCATCTGCATCTGCGCGATGGCGATGCCCTGGCCGCGGTGGTCGGCGACACGGCGCGTCAATTCGCGCGCGCCATCATCATGCCGAACCTGAAACCGCCGGTCACCACGACGGAACAGGCACTGGCCTATCGCGAGCGTATCGAACGCGCGCTGGCTGCCGCCGGCGTATCCGCCGGTTCGTTCACGCCCTTGATGACGCTCTACCTGACCGACAACACCTCCGCCGACGAGATCCGCCGCGCGAGCGAGTCCGGCAGCGTGTATGCGGTCAAGCTCTACCCGGCGGGCGCCACGACGAACTCCGATGCGGGCGTGACGGATTTGCTGGGCAAGTGCCGCCCGGCCCTGGACGCGCTGGAAAAATGCGGCATGCCCTTGCTGGTGCATGGCGAAGTCACGGATCCGCAGGTCGATGTGTTCGATCGCGAAGCCCTGTTCATCGAGCGCGTCATGCTGCCGCTGCGCGCCGCTTACCCCGCCTTGAAGGTGGTATTCGAGCACATCACCACCAAGGACGGCGCGGAATACGTGCGGGACGCCGAAGGCCCGGTCGCGGCCACGATCACGCCGCAGCATCTGCTGTACAACCGCAACTCGCTGTTCCAGGGCGGCATGCGCCCGCATATGTATTGCCTGCCGATCCTGAAGCGCGAAGTGCATCGACAGGCGCTGGTGGCGGCCGCCACCAGCGGCAGCAAGCGTTTCTTCCTGGGCACGGACAGCGCGCCACATGCCCGCGGCCTGAAGGAACATGCCTGCGGTTGCGCCGGATGCTACACGGCGCTGCATGCCATGGCCCTGTACGCCAAGGCCTTCGAACAGGCCGATGCCCTGGACAAGCTGGAGGCATTCGCCAGCCATTACGGTCCGGATTTCTATGGCCTGCCGCGCAATACGACGACGTTGACGCTCAAGCGTCAGGAATACGTCATCCCTGACGAAGTACCTTACGGCGCCGACACGCTGGTGCCCCTGGCGGCCGGAGAATCGCTCGCCTGGCGCGTGCAGGCGTGA
- a CDS encoding M20 aminoacylase family protein yields the protein MYPRSPLESIRLFHDELTALRRDLHAHPELGFEEVRTSGIVAGALEALGIEVHRGIGKTGVVGVIRGRGTDSGRMIGLRADMDALPMTEDNAFGHKSTKPGLMHGCGHDGHTAVLLGAARYLAQTRNFDGSAVLIFQPAEEGRGGAKAMMEDGLFDTFPCDAIYALHNWPGLPPGTIGINPGPMMAAADRFEIVINGRGGHGAHPYQTIDPVVVAGHLITALQSVVARNINPLDSAVLSVGSVQAGHPGAMSVIPREARMVGTVRTFRKTVQELVEKRMTELATSIAGAFGATAEVRYERIYPATLNTPGHANLVADIATEMIGKENVVRDLVPSMGSEDFSFMLQARPGAYFRLGQGGAESGCTLHNSHFDFNDAVIPLGAAMFCALAERGMPLSE from the coding sequence ATGTATCCGCGTTCTCCGCTTGAATCGATACGCTTATTCCATGACGAACTAACGGCGCTGCGACGCGACCTGCATGCCCACCCCGAGTTGGGATTCGAAGAGGTGCGAACATCGGGCATTGTCGCGGGCGCGCTTGAGGCCTTGGGCATCGAGGTGCATCGCGGAATCGGCAAAACAGGCGTCGTCGGTGTGATCCGCGGACGTGGTACGGATAGTGGGCGCATGATCGGATTGCGCGCCGATATGGACGCGTTGCCCATGACGGAAGACAACGCCTTCGGCCACAAGTCGACCAAGCCCGGCCTGATGCACGGCTGCGGACACGATGGCCATACCGCGGTGCTGCTCGGCGCCGCACGCTACCTGGCGCAGACGCGCAACTTCGACGGCAGTGCGGTGCTGATCTTCCAACCGGCGGAAGAAGGCCGTGGTGGCGCCAAGGCCATGATGGAAGATGGTCTGTTCGACACCTTTCCCTGCGACGCCATCTACGCGCTGCACAACTGGCCCGGGCTGCCGCCAGGCACGATAGGCATCAATCCCGGGCCGATGATGGCAGCGGCGGATCGCTTCGAAATCGTCATCAACGGACGTGGCGGCCATGGCGCGCATCCGTACCAGACCATCGATCCGGTCGTCGTCGCGGGGCATCTGATCACTGCCTTGCAAAGCGTCGTCGCGCGCAATATCAATCCGCTCGATTCGGCGGTGTTGTCCGTCGGTTCGGTGCAGGCGGGCCACCCCGGCGCCATGAGCGTTATTCCGCGCGAGGCCCGCATGGTCGGGACCGTGCGCACGTTTCGCAAGACCGTGCAGGAACTGGTCGAGAAGCGCATGACCGAACTGGCGACGTCGATCGCCGGCGCGTTCGGCGCGACGGCCGAAGTCAGGTACGAGCGGATCTACCCCGCCACGCTGAACACGCCGGGGCATGCCAATCTGGTGGCGGACATCGCCACCGAGATGATAGGCAAGGAGAACGTCGTCCGCGATCTGGTGCCGTCCATGGGGTCGGAGGATTTCTCCTTTATGCTGCAAGCCCGGCCAGGCGCGTATTTCCGCCTGGGGCAGGGCGGCGCGGAGTCCGGCTGCACGCTGCACAACAGCCATTTCGATTTCAACGATGCCGTCATTCCGCTGGGCGCGGCGATGTTCTGCGCGCTGGCCGAACGCGGCATGCCTTTATCGGAATAG
- a CDS encoding SWIB/MDM2 domain-containing protein, translated as MATPSKTASARKPNAAFMKPLTPSADLAAVIGPEAVPRTEVTKKIWEYIKKHNLQDASNKRNINADDKLRPLFGKDQVSMFELTKLVNAHLK; from the coding sequence ATGGCCACACCCTCCAAAACCGCGTCCGCCCGCAAGCCGAATGCTGCTTTCATGAAGCCGCTCACGCCGAGCGCGGATCTGGCTGCGGTCATCGGTCCCGAGGCGGTGCCCCGCACCGAGGTCACGAAAAAGATCTGGGAATACATCAAGAAGCACAACCTGCAAGATGCCAGCAATAAGCGCAACATCAACGCAGATGACAAGCTGCGCCCGCTGTTTGGCAAAGACCAGGTTTCGATGTTCGAACTGACCAAGCTGGTCAACGCGCATCTCAAGTAA
- a CDS encoding DUF4870 family protein — protein MSEPQIPVTTSSPDLRTITHVAYGLYALGFVTGGFLAIATLAAVVLVYIKRADAAGTYYASHFDWLLRTFWWALLWLAISAIATLIFIGWIGVAATVIWVLYRLIKGWLALMEGRAPTAYA, from the coding sequence GTGAGTGAGCCCCAGATCCCTGTGACCACCAGCAGTCCTGACCTGCGCACCATTACGCATGTCGCGTATGGCTTGTACGCATTGGGCTTCGTGACCGGCGGCTTTCTCGCCATCGCCACGCTCGCGGCTGTCGTGCTCGTTTATATCAAGCGCGCCGATGCCGCCGGCACCTACTATGCGTCGCACTTCGACTGGCTGCTGCGCACATTCTGGTGGGCGCTGTTGTGGCTGGCGATCAGCGCGATCGCCACCTTGATCTTCATCGGTTGGATTGGTGTCGCCGCGACCGTAATCTGGGTGCTTTACCGCCTGATCAAAGGCTGGCTTGCACTGATGGAAGGTCGCGCGCCCACGGCATATGCGTGA